Proteins encoded within one genomic window of Bacillus sp. F19:
- a CDS encoding ABC-F family ATP-binding cassette domain-containing protein — protein MILLQINQLTKYFAADLILSNIKLEVQTRDKIALVGRNGAGKSTLLKIIAGQLSYESGEIIKPKGVTIGYLAQDTGLESALSIWDEMVSVFQFLKDMEQSMRDLEQKMANTDPAEREFEQYLKEYDRLQIEFKEKGGYQYEADIRSVLHGLGFAEFDVSSPIQRLSGGQKTRLALGKLLLTSPDLLVLDEPTNHLDIETLSWLEQYLQGYSGAILIVSHDRYFLDKVVNQVYEISRNTSIKYIGNYSRYLEQSAENFERELKLYEKQQDEVAKLKDFIQKNMARASTTKRAQSRRKKLDRMELMDRPQGDEKSAHFRFDIERQSGNDVLKAKDIAVSYNGSDPIISNVSFSISRGDSIALVGPNGVGKSTLLKTIIDKMAPLKGAFEIGSGVKIGYYDQEQANLTSNKRVLDELWDEYPMLNEKEIRTVLGNFLFSGDDVLKNVSTLSGGQKARLALAKLMLQKANLLILDEPTNHLDLDSKEVLENALIDYPGTILFVSHDRYFINRIATKVYELSASGVNEYLGDYDYYQSKKAEQLELAAFDAVPDLKPKENQNKLSYEQDKEAKKLARQKQRRLQEVEERISFVEQQIEKNEELLCDPEIYQNHTKVQEINTENGGYQEELENLMNEWEQLQED, from the coding sequence ATGATTTTGCTACAAATAAACCAGCTGACGAAATATTTTGCAGCTGATCTTATATTATCGAATATCAAACTTGAAGTTCAAACACGGGATAAAATTGCCCTTGTCGGACGGAACGGGGCCGGGAAATCAACCCTGCTCAAAATTATTGCGGGTCAGCTTTCTTACGAATCCGGAGAGATCATCAAGCCAAAAGGTGTAACGATTGGGTACCTTGCACAGGATACAGGTCTCGAATCTGCTCTATCTATTTGGGATGAAATGGTTTCTGTGTTTCAGTTTTTAAAAGATATGGAGCAATCCATGCGTGATCTTGAACAAAAAATGGCCAACACTGATCCCGCAGAGCGGGAATTTGAACAATATTTAAAAGAATACGACCGTCTGCAAATTGAGTTTAAAGAAAAAGGCGGCTATCAATATGAGGCAGATATCCGTTCTGTTCTTCATGGTCTGGGATTTGCTGAATTCGATGTCTCATCTCCTATCCAGCGTTTGAGCGGAGGCCAGAAAACGCGTCTTGCCCTTGGAAAGCTGCTTTTGACAAGTCCTGACTTATTAGTTCTGGATGAGCCGACAAACCACCTGGATATTGAAACGCTGTCCTGGCTTGAGCAATATCTTCAAGGCTACAGCGGAGCGATTTTAATCGTCTCCCATGACCGCTATTTTCTTGATAAAGTAGTGAACCAGGTCTACGAAATCTCCAGGAATACAAGCATCAAATACATCGGCAACTACAGCCGCTATCTTGAGCAAAGCGCTGAAAACTTTGAGCGCGAATTAAAATTGTACGAAAAACAGCAGGATGAAGTGGCAAAATTAAAAGATTTCATCCAGAAAAATATGGCCAGAGCGTCTACCACAAAACGCGCTCAAAGCCGGAGAAAAAAACTGGACCGCATGGAATTGATGGACAGGCCGCAGGGCGACGAGAAATCAGCTCACTTCCGGTTCGATATTGAAAGGCAAAGCGGCAACGATGTGCTGAAAGCGAAGGATATTGCCGTATCTTATAATGGCTCAGACCCAATCATTTCAAACGTTTCTTTTTCCATATCACGAGGTGACAGCATTGCTCTTGTCGGCCCAAATGGAGTCGGCAAATCGACGCTTCTAAAAACAATCATTGATAAGATGGCTCCATTAAAAGGGGCGTTCGAAATAGGATCAGGCGTGAAGATTGGATACTACGATCAGGAGCAGGCGAATTTAACTTCGAATAAACGTGTGCTTGATGAATTGTGGGATGAATATCCAATGCTGAATGAAAAAGAAATCCGGACTGTGCTCGGCAATTTCCTTTTTTCTGGTGACGATGTTTTAAAGAATGTTTCTACTTTAAGCGGCGGGCAAAAAGCAAGATTGGCTCTTGCTAAGCTAATGCTTCAAAAGGCAAATCTGCTTATCCTTGATGAGCCGACAAACCATCTCGATCTGGACAGCAAAGAAGTGCTGGAAAATGCCCTGATTGATTACCCTGGCACAATACTATTTGTATCCCACGACAGGTATTTCATTAATCGCATTGCTACAAAAGTATACGAACTTTCAGCAAGCGGCGTTAATGAATACCTGGGGGACTATGATTACTATCAATCTAAAAAGGCAGAACAGCTGGAGCTTGCAGCTTTTGATGCAGTCCCTGATCTGAAGCCGAAGGAAAATCAAAATAAGCTATCCTATGAACAAGATAAAGAAGCGAAAAAACTGGCAAGACAAAAACAAAGAAGACTGCAGGAAGTAGAAGAGCGAATCTCGTTCGTTGAACAGCAGATCGAGAAGAATGAAGAGCTGTTATGTGATCCGGAGATTTATCAAAATCATACTAAGGTACAGGAAATCAACACGGAAAACGGCGGTTATCAAGAAGAACTTGAAAATCTAATGAATGAATGGGAACAGCTTCAGGAGGATTAA
- the moaC gene encoding cyclic pyranopterin monophosphate synthase MoaC: MSNFTHFNQQGRAKMVDISNKHDSVRTAVAVSSVVMKEHVYEQIVNHKLQKGDVLAVAQVAGIMAAKNTWNIIPMCHPIPLKGIDIEFEWKKENGLFHLMIAAAVKTTGSTGVEMEALTSASVCALTVYDMCKALDKGLIIGPAYLSVKTGGKSGDYTRDEPVALDVGDRM; the protein is encoded by the coding sequence ATGTCAAATTTTACTCATTTTAACCAGCAGGGCAGAGCCAAAATGGTTGATATATCGAATAAACATGATTCTGTGCGCACCGCTGTTGCTGTTTCAAGCGTTGTTATGAAGGAACATGTCTATGAACAAATCGTAAATCACAAGCTTCAAAAAGGGGACGTGCTGGCGGTCGCACAGGTGGCCGGCATTATGGCTGCTAAAAACACATGGAATATCATTCCAATGTGCCACCCGATTCCGCTCAAGGGAATCGATATTGAGTTTGAATGGAAAAAAGAGAACGGACTTTTCCATCTGATGATAGCCGCAGCTGTGAAAACAACAGGAAGTACAGGTGTGGAAATGGAAGCGCTAACTTCTGCTTCAGTCTGCGCCCTGACCGTGTATGATATGTGTAAAGCACTGGATAAAGGGTTAATCATCGGACCTGCCTATCTGTCTGTAAAAACAGGCGGGAAAAGCGGGGATTATACACGAGATGAACCTGTAGCTTTGGATGTGGGGGATAGAATGTGA
- a CDS encoding redox-sensing transcriptional repressor Rex, with the protein MNNIEQSKIPQATAKRLPLYYRFLKNLHASGKQRVSSAELSDAVKVDSATIRRDFSYFGALGKKGYGYNVNYLLSFFRKTLDQDEVTKVTLIGVGNLGTAFLHYNFTKNNNTLISLAFDVDEKKIGTEIGDVPIYNLADLEEHLPEDVTVAILTVPAQAAQPITDRLIAKGIKGILNFTPARLNVPEEIRIHHIDLAVELQSLVYFLKHYPNA; encoded by the coding sequence GTGAACAACATCGAACAATCGAAAATTCCGCAAGCTACTGCTAAGCGCTTGCCTTTATACTATCGTTTTTTAAAGAATCTGCATGCATCAGGCAAGCAGCGTGTCTCTTCTGCAGAGCTGAGTGATGCTGTGAAAGTGGATTCTGCCACGATCCGCAGGGATTTTTCCTACTTTGGAGCCCTTGGGAAAAAAGGATATGGGTATAATGTTAATTATCTTCTTTCTTTTTTCAGAAAAACGCTCGATCAGGATGAGGTGACGAAGGTTACCTTAATTGGTGTCGGTAATCTCGGCACAGCCTTTTTGCATTATAATTTTACGAAGAACAATAATACGTTAATCTCACTTGCCTTTGATGTCGACGAGAAGAAGATCGGCACTGAAATTGGCGATGTTCCCATTTATAATTTAGCTGATCTTGAAGAACACCTGCCTGAGGATGTGACCGTGGCTATTTTAACGGTTCCGGCACAGGCTGCCCAGCCCATTACGGACAGGCTGATTGCAAAAGGAATTAAAGGAATTCTTAATTTTACTCCTGCGAGATTAAATGTACCGGAGGAAATCAGAATTCATCATATCGATTTAGCAGTAGAGCTGCAATCGCTCGTGTACTTTTTGAAGCACTATCCTAACGCTTAG
- a CDS encoding twin-arginine translocase TatA/TatE family subunit, whose protein sequence is MPNIGFGSLLLIVFAALLIFGPKKLPELGKAIGSSLREFKHATKGLADDDEDKKKEEK, encoded by the coding sequence ATGCCGAATATCGGTTTTGGAAGTTTGCTGCTGATCGTTTTTGCAGCACTATTAATCTTTGGGCCAAAGAAGCTGCCTGAGCTTGGGAAAGCAATTGGCAGCTCATTGCGTGAATTTAAGCATGCCACGAAGGGTCTAGCGGACGACGATGAAGATAAAAAGAAAGAAGAGAAGTAA
- the tatC gene encoding twin-arginine translocase subunit TatC: MKQNEMSVIDHIAELRKRLIITVFFLFLSVITGFLLAKPIIIYLQHTNEAQSLTLNSFRMTDPLMVYMQFAFIIAFIITSPIILYQLWAFVSPGLYEKERRVTLSYIPISIGLFLTGISFSYFLLFPFVVDFMERMSHDLEINQVIGINEYFQFLIQLTVPFGLLFQLPVVIMFLTRLGIVTPMFLVKIRKYAYFILLVIAALITPPEIVSHLMVSVPLFILYEISIVVSRFAYRKAQRTQFEEANKEG, translated from the coding sequence ATGAAACAAAACGAAATGTCGGTTATCGATCACATTGCTGAGCTTCGGAAAAGGCTGATCATTACAGTCTTTTTCCTTTTCCTCTCTGTGATTACCGGCTTTTTATTAGCAAAGCCGATTATCATCTATTTACAGCATACGAATGAAGCTCAGAGCTTAACGCTGAACTCATTCCGAATGACCGATCCGCTTATGGTCTATATGCAATTCGCGTTTATCATTGCTTTTATTATTACATCCCCGATCATTCTCTATCAGCTATGGGCATTTGTAAGCCCTGGCCTCTACGAAAAGGAAAGACGGGTCACTCTAAGCTATATTCCAATTTCAATTGGACTTTTTCTTACAGGCATAAGTTTCTCGTATTTTTTGCTCTTTCCATTTGTCGTAGATTTCATGGAGCGTATGTCCCATGATTTAGAGATTAATCAAGTCATTGGAATCAACGAATACTTTCAGTTTTTAATTCAGCTGACGGTACCGTTTGGACTGCTGTTTCAGCTCCCGGTTGTCATTATGTTCTTAACGAGGCTCGGCATCGTAACACCGATGTTCCTCGTGAAAATCCGAAAATATGCGTACTTCATTCTGCTTGTTATTGCAGCGTTAATTACACCGCCGGAGATTGTCTCGCATCTAATGGTTTCCGTGCCGCTGTTTATTCTGTATGAAATAAGTATTGTGGTCTCAAGGTTTGCTTACCGCAAGGCACAGCGGACTCAGTTTGAAGAAGCAAATAAAGAAGGGTGA
- a CDS encoding YdiK family protein, with protein sequence MRTSPISMGIFYLAMGILFTYLAVNSSESGIWSFPTILLMLIATFDLGVAFRMFNLSFKVKAKKK encoded by the coding sequence ATGAGAACAAGCCCAATTTCAATGGGGATCTTTTACTTGGCAATGGGTATTCTGTTTACCTATCTCGCCGTAAACAGTTCAGAAAGCGGGATCTGGTCGTTTCCGACAATCCTGCTAATGCTAATCGCGACGTTTGATCTTGGAGTCGCATTTAGAATGTTCAATCTCTCTTTCAAAGTCAAAGCGAAGAAAAAATAA
- a CDS encoding CPBP family intramembrane metalloprotease has translation MKKDYWLIILTYIVMQFSGILGIPLLLKLGVGEDQSLRMAQITASGYWTVFSFAAAFVIILLLLRSHFKSNELRGDAAPAGPSILWAVGGVFMALSVQVIAANIEIQVFGIEGESENTKVIMEVLKVTPLLIVVTSIIGPILEEIIFRKILFGALYQRFNFILSALISSIVFALVHGEPQHLLLYGSMGFVFAFLYVKTKRLLVPIFAHVAMNTFVVILQSNQEQLEEMLKQAEQMQFIFGGM, from the coding sequence TTGAAGAAAGATTACTGGCTTATTATTTTGACATATATAGTCATGCAGTTTTCAGGGATTCTCGGCATTCCTCTTCTGCTTAAGCTTGGCGTCGGAGAGGATCAATCGCTCCGCATGGCGCAGATTACAGCATCAGGCTATTGGACGGTGTTCAGCTTTGCAGCTGCCTTTGTAATCATTCTGCTTCTGCTTCGCAGCCACTTTAAAAGCAATGAACTCAGGGGCGATGCAGCTCCCGCCGGTCCATCTATCTTATGGGCTGTCGGGGGCGTATTTATGGCACTTTCTGTTCAAGTGATTGCAGCCAATATTGAGATTCAGGTATTTGGAATTGAAGGTGAATCAGAAAATACGAAAGTCATCATGGAAGTATTGAAGGTTACGCCTTTGCTCATAGTCGTTACTTCCATCATAGGTCCTATCCTAGAAGAGATTATTTTCAGAAAAATCTTATTCGGCGCTTTGTATCAGCGCTTCAATTTCATTTTGTCGGCACTCATCAGTTCGATTGTATTCGCACTAGTTCACGGTGAACCTCAGCATCTTCTTCTTTATGGATCAATGGGGTTTGTGTTTGCTTTCCTATATGTAAAAACAAAGCGCCTCCTGGTTCCTATTTTTGCCCATGTTGCGATGAATACGTTTGTTGTCATTCTGCAATCGAACCAGGAACAGCTTGAGGAAATGCTGAAACAGGCAGAACAAATGCAATTTATTTTTGGAGGCATGTAA
- the groES gene encoding co-chaperone GroES codes for MLKPLGDRVVIELVQSEEKTASGIVLPDSAKEKPQEGKVVAVGTGRVLDNGERVALEVAEGDRIIFSKYSGTEVKYEGSEYLILRESDILAVIG; via the coding sequence TTGTTAAAGCCATTAGGTGATCGTGTCGTAATTGAGCTTGTACAATCTGAAGAAAAAACTGCTAGTGGGATCGTACTGCCGGATAGTGCCAAAGAAAAACCGCAAGAAGGTAAAGTAGTGGCAGTAGGTACTGGTCGTGTGCTTGACAACGGTGAGCGTGTTGCTCTTGAAGTTGCAGAAGGCGATCGCATCATCTTCTCAAAATACTCTGGTACAGAAGTGAAGTATGAGGGTTCTGAATACTTAATCTTACGCGAAAGCGACATTTTAGCAGTTATCGGCTAA
- the groL gene encoding chaperonin GroEL (60 kDa chaperone family; promotes refolding of misfolded polypeptides especially under stressful conditions; forms two stacked rings of heptamers to form a barrel-shaped 14mer; ends can be capped by GroES; misfolded proteins enter the barrel where they are refolded when GroES binds) — translation MAKDIKFSEDARRAMLRGVDALANAVKVTLGPKGRNVVLEKKFGSPLITNDGVTIAKEIELEDAFENMGAKLVAEVASKTNDVAGDGTTTATVLAQAMIREGLKNVTAGANPMGIRKGIEKAVIVATEELKAISKPIESKESIAQVAAISADDDEVGQLIAEAMERVGNDGVITIEESKGFTTELEVVEGMQFDRGYASPYMVTDSDKMEAVLDNPYILITDKKITNIQEILPVLEQVVQQGKPLLLIAEDVEGEALATLVVNKLRGTFNAVAVKAPGFGDRRKAMLEDISVLTGGEVITEDLGLDLKSANITQLGRASKVVVTKENTTIVEGAGESDKIASRVKQIRAQLEETTSEFDKEKLQERLAKLAGGVAVIKVGAATETELKERKLRIEDALNSTRAAVEEGIVSGGGTALVNVYNKVASVEGEGDFATGVNIVLRALEEPVRQIAHNAGLEGSVIVERLKHAEVGTGFNAATGAWVNMIEAGIVDPTKVTRSALQNAASVAAMFLTTEAVVADKPEENAPAMPDMGGMGGMGGMM, via the coding sequence ATGGCTAAAGACATTAAATTCAGTGAAGACGCTCGCCGCGCAATGCTGCGCGGGGTTGATGCACTTGCTAATGCAGTTAAAGTAACGCTTGGACCAAAAGGGCGCAACGTGGTTCTTGAAAAGAAATTCGGTTCTCCGCTTATTACAAATGACGGTGTGACAATTGCAAAAGAAATCGAGCTTGAAGATGCATTCGAAAACATGGGTGCAAAGCTTGTTGCTGAAGTTGCAAGCAAAACAAATGATGTTGCCGGTGACGGAACAACAACTGCAACGGTTCTTGCTCAGGCAATGATCCGCGAAGGTCTTAAAAACGTAACAGCTGGCGCTAACCCAATGGGTATCCGAAAAGGTATTGAAAAAGCTGTTATAGTTGCAACGGAAGAATTAAAAGCAATCTCTAAACCAATCGAAAGCAAAGAATCCATTGCTCAAGTAGCTGCAATTTCTGCTGATGACGATGAAGTGGGCCAATTGATTGCTGAAGCTATGGAGCGCGTTGGAAACGACGGCGTTATCACAATCGAAGAATCAAAAGGCTTCACTACTGAGCTTGAAGTGGTTGAAGGTATGCAATTCGACCGCGGATATGCATCTCCTTACATGGTAACTGATTCAGATAAAATGGAAGCTGTCCTTGACAACCCATACATCTTAATCACAGACAAAAAAATCACAAACATTCAAGAGATCCTGCCTGTATTAGAACAAGTTGTTCAACAAGGCAAGCCTCTATTATTGATTGCTGAAGATGTTGAAGGTGAAGCACTTGCTACATTAGTAGTGAACAAACTTCGCGGAACATTCAATGCAGTAGCTGTTAAAGCTCCTGGATTCGGCGACCGCCGCAAAGCAATGCTTGAAGATATCTCAGTTCTTACTGGCGGAGAAGTGATCACTGAAGATCTAGGCTTAGATCTTAAATCAGCGAACATCACTCAACTAGGCCGCGCTTCTAAAGTTGTTGTGACAAAAGAAAACACAACAATCGTTGAAGGTGCTGGAGAGTCTGACAAAATTGCAAGCCGCGTAAAACAAATCCGTGCTCAATTAGAAGAAACAACTTCTGAGTTTGATAAAGAAAAATTACAAGAGCGTCTAGCTAAATTAGCTGGCGGTGTAGCAGTCATCAAAGTTGGTGCTGCAACTGAAACAGAATTAAAAGAGCGCAAACTCCGCATTGAAGATGCATTGAACTCTACTCGCGCTGCAGTAGAAGAAGGCATCGTATCAGGCGGTGGTACTGCCCTTGTAAATGTATACAACAAAGTAGCATCAGTAGAAGGCGAAGGCGATTTCGCAACAGGCGTAAACATCGTATTGCGTGCTCTTGAAGAGCCAGTACGCCAAATCGCACACAATGCTGGTCTTGAAGGCTCAGTTATCGTTGAGCGTCTAAAGCATGCTGAAGTAGGAACTGGCTTCAACGCTGCAACTGGCGCTTGGGTAAACATGATCGAAGCTGGTATCGTTGACCCAACTAAAGTAACTCGTTCAGCTCTTCAAAACGCTGCATCTGTAGCGGCTATGTTCTTAACAACTGAAGCAGTTGTTGCTGACAAGCCAGAAGAAAATGCTCCTGCAATGCCTGATATGGGCGGCATGGGTGGAATGGGCGGAATGATGTAG